The DNA window ACGGCAAGAAGCCACCTAAAGCCTATGAGCGCGTAGAGCTCCCCGCCTACACCTATACCGATGGCCCATCCAAGGTTAGAGCCGACCCTGAACCTCCCGTAGGCCTTCACAAGGCTTGAGTGCTCACTGAAGTAGTCCCCTAGGATTGCCATGCTGGCCACTGAGTAGGCGCTAGAGAAGAAGGACTGAGCTAGAAGCAGGGCCTCCACAGCGGCTGCCCTCCATAGGAGGGCCGCCGACGCGAGGCCCAAGGACGCTAGGAGCCCACTAACAGTCATAGTTCTCAATCTTCCTGCCCTGTCGCTCACGTAGCCGCCAACCACCTGGCCCAGGGCGCTGACGGCTGCAAGCATCGCGTAAAACTCAGAGACCATGGCCAGGGGCTCCCTGAAGTCAAGGTTAAGGGCCAGCCCGGCGAAGGGCATCGTTATAGAGAAGCCCAGCACCCTTAGGGCGCCTATAATAGCCAGCCTGTCCTCAGGCCTCAACCCCTGCGCTTGACCTCCTCAGTTTAATCTCATCAGCTCCGAAGAACCTCCTGTAAAGGTATATGTTAGTCGCCATAGTTACGGCGTAGGCCATGAAGGGCACGGCGTAGAGGGGCATGATGCCGAGCAGCGACGCGTCCTGGAGGTAAAAGAATGGGGAACCAATAAAGGTGCCTATTGATGATAAGAGAAGCCTTGAGCCCTGGTTGTAGCCTGAGACCCTCCCCCTCTCCTCAGGTGGGGTGAGCTCTAGGAGGAAGGACTGCTGCACCGGTATCGCTATCACCCTCAGCGTAGGGTACGCCAGGTAAAGGCCCACGGCGGCCCAGAAGCTGCCGGCAAAGGGAAACGCAAGCATTAATGGTATGCTGAGCCCCCTGGTTATGTATATGCTCCTTAGGAAGCCCAGGGTCTTCTCGAGCTTCGGCGCTAATAGCATAGAGAACGTGGCCATCAGTGAGGCCGCAGTGGTTACCTCGCCGACCAAGTACCTTGGGGCATCATAGACATAGATGAATATGGGCACTATAAACGGCACTGTGAGGCCATTGGTGAGGCCGTTAAGCATCCCGGTCACTGAAAACTTAAAGGCGTTGACCTTGGACTTCATGCTTAAGCTCCTGGCCCTCACGTCTGGAAGCCTAAGCGGTGATATGAGCAGCATTGAGGCGGCGCTTATGACTGTGGCCAGGAGGAGCTCCTCCCTATAGTTAAACATGCCGCCGATCAGCGTCCCCGCCGCGGCAGTGATGCTGCCTATAAAGAACAGCAGTGATATAAACTTTGTTCTATTGTCCCTGTGCGTCAGGTCAGCCATTATGGCGTTCTGAACGGGCCCCACGACCCCTCCAACGCCTCCCGCCCCCATGGATCCAGTCGCTGATATGCCTCCAAGTATTGCAGCGGCGAAGGCTGTGGCCAAGTCGAATTTAATAAGCATAACTATGGGGGTTAGCACCAGAAGGGCTGAGGAGATGTAGAGCGAGGCCTTTCTTCCAAGTATGTCAGCCATGTAGCCGACGACTACTGAGAGCGCCGCAGTTACAAGCCCCGCCACAGCGTACATGATGCCAAGTTCAAAGAGGCTCCCGTGAAGGAGCTCGCGCACCATATAAGGGAACACTATGAAGAGTATCCCAGCTGCGACGCTCCTCACGGACCTCAGCGCGCTCAGGTATGTCAGTGACCTGACAGGCTCCCTCATCTGGTAGCCCCCAAGTGTAGCTTTTACATATATTTCCGTTAGAAATGTTCGGCCTTTAAATTTGTTCTCTGAAAGCGACGTGGGTGAAGTGAATGGACAGGGACCTCAGGAGGCTTGAGGACATAGACGTCTCAAACTATAACGTTAGACGGGAGCAGTACGCAGTTATTTTCCCCTTAACAGTGATGCCAAGGGAGTCTGTCTACAGCGTCTACCTGGAGGCCCAGAAGAGGGCCATGCAAGCCGGCATAGCCTTCCTGGGCTGGGTGCCTACGGGGAAGCTGATCGTCAGGCAGCTGAGGCCGCAGGACCTTGGCCTCCCCGGGCCGGACTGGAGGTTCAAGGTTAGGGCTGGCAGGGTCGAGTTGCTCAGCTACAGGCTGAGGCGGGATCAGGCCCTAGTTATTTTTGGCTTCTATAACCAGTCCCAGAGCCCAAAGGTGTTTCAGCTTGAGGTCATGAAGGGGGACGAGAGGAGGCTCATAGTCGTGTTACAGGATCTATACACCAAGGGCTATGATCCAATAGGCATCCTAGCTGAGTTTGAGGTCTTTAGGCCAGGCGAGGAGATCAGGGTGGTGGGCCTCTCGCTGGGTGACGGCGATGAGGAGCTCGGCATAATGGGTTATGTAGTTGAGCCCGAGGGCAGGATAAGGAGGACGAACGTTCCCTAAGGCGTAAATTTTCCTCAGGTCCCTCCACGTGCGGGCCGCGTTGGAGATGGAGTGTCCAGGCTTCATAAGTCAACCTGAGGTCTGGAGCGTTGAGGACGTGAGGGCCTATGATATCAACACCGCGTGGCTCGGCCTTCCTCTGCTCCTGCTAATGGAGAACGCGGGCAGGTCTGTGGCAGACGCCGTTGAGTGCGCACTGGGCGACGTCAGAGGCAAGGAGGTTGTAGTCTACGCTGGCAGAGGAGGGAACGGGGGTGATGCCATAGTTGCCGCCAGGCACCTGGCCCTGAGGGGGGCTGACGTCACGGTTTACCTGCTCTATGACCCTAAGCTGGTGGAGCACAGGGACGCGCTTCTGAACCTCCAGAACCTGCAGAGGCTCAGGTCAGTGAAGATAGTACACCTCGACGACCAAAGGGACTACAGACCACAGGACGTTGATGTCCTGATAGACGGGATACTTGGGGTTGGCGTCAAGGGTAAGCTGAGGGAGCCCATAGCCAGCGCACTGGCGGCCTTCAACGCCTCAAAGGGTCTCAGGGTCGCAGTTGACATACCCACAGGC is part of the Acidilobus sp. 7A genome and encodes:
- a CDS encoding MFS transporter, with amino-acid sequence MREPVRSLTYLSALRSVRSVAAGILFIVFPYMVRELLHGSLFELGIMYAVAGLVTAALSVVVGYMADILGRKASLYISSALLVLTPIVMLIKFDLATAFAAAILGGISATGSMGAGGVGGVVGPVQNAIMADLTHRDNRTKFISLLFFIGSITAAAGTLIGGMFNYREELLLATVISAASMLLISPLRLPDVRARSLSMKSKVNAFKFSVTGMLNGLTNGLTVPFIVPIFIYVYDAPRYLVGEVTTAASLMATFSMLLAPKLEKTLGFLRSIYITRGLSIPLMLAFPFAGSFWAAVGLYLAYPTLRVIAIPVQQSFLLELTPPEERGRVSGYNQGSRLLLSSIGTFIGSPFFYLQDASLLGIMPLYAVPFMAYAVTMATNIYLYRRFFGADEIKLRRSSAGVEA